DNA sequence from the Bradyrhizobium sp. CIAT3101 genome:
CATTCCCCCGAACAAGACCATGGCCGCATCCCTCCCGCAGCCAAGCGCAAAACCGCAGCCGTAGCAATGACGTCCTAATATACGCCCGCGCCGGAATCGAGTTTCCGTAGACACCATCCTATATCCGCCTCACCAATCGCTTAACCACCTTTGCTTGACAGGATCGCAGCCAAGCCATATCCCCTGCGCACTATTAGCACTCGGAAAGACCGATTGCTAAGCGCGCCGTTCGCTCCTCGGGCTGAGGGTGAACGGGAGCGCCGCCCCCACCCACTTCCGCTGCTTTCGGAAAAGCGAGCCTCCAAAGGGAAACGTCATGGCTAAGTCCAAATTTCGTCCGCTGCATGACCGTGTCGTGGTCAAACGTATCGACGCCGAGGAAAAGACCAAGGGCGGCATCATCATCCCCGACACCGCCAAGGAAAAGCCGTCCCAGGGCGAAGTCGTCGCCGTCGGCCCCGGCGGCCGTGACGAGGCTGGCAAGCTGATCCCGATCGACCTCAAGGTCGGCGACCGCGTGCTGTTCGGCAAGTGGTCGGGCACCGAGGTCAAGATCGACAACGAAGATCTCCTGATCATGAAGGAGTCGGACATCATGGGCGTGATGGCCTAAGGCCAGACGCCTGAACGGCCGCTGAATGCCATGCCCGGATCATGAGGTCCGGGCATCCATCATTCCGCCGCACAGCCTCAAACAAGACACATCACGACACACGAAGGGATAGCAGACCATGGCTGCCAAGGACGTCAAGTTTTCCGGAGACGCGCGCGATCGCATGCTGCGCGGCGTCGACATTCTCGCCAACGCCGTCAAGGTGACGCTCGGCCCGAAGGGCCGCAACGTCGTCATCGAGAAGTCGTTCGGCGCGCCCCGCATCACCAAGGACGGCGTCACCGTCGCCAAGGAGATCGAGCTCGAGGACAAGTTCGAGAACATGGGCGCCCAGATGGTGCGTGAGGTCGCCTCCAAGACCAACGACCTCGCTGGCGACGGCACCACCACCGCGACCGTGCTGGCCCAGGCCATCGTGCGCGAAGGCGCCAAGGCGGTTGCCGCCGGCATGAATCCGATGGACCTCAAGCGCGGCATCGACACCGCGGTGACCGCCGTCGTCAAGGACATCGAGAAGCGCGCCAAACCGGTTGCCGCCTCCTCCGAGGTCGCCCAGGTCGGCACCATCTCGGCCAACGGCGATGCCGCCATCGGCAAGATGATCGCCCAGGCGATGCAGAAGGTCGGCAACGAGGGCGTCATCACCGTCGAGGAAAACAAGTCGCTCGACACCGAAGTCGACATCGTCGAGGGCATGAAGTTCGACCGCGGCTATCTGTCGCCCTACTTCGTCACCAACCCCGAGAAGATGACCGCCGAGCTCGAGGACGCCTACATCCTCCTGCACGAGAAGAAGCTCTCCGGCCTGCAGGCCATGCTGCCGGTGCTCGAAGCCGTGGTGCAGTCGGGCAAGCCGCTCGTCATCATCGCCGAGGACGTCGAGGGCGAGGCGCTGGCCACCCTGGTCGTCAACCGCCTGCGTGGCGGCCTCAAGGTCGCCGCCGTCAAGGCGCCGGGCTTCGGTGACCGCCGCAAGGCCATGCTGGAAGACCTCGCGATCCTGACCGGCGGTCAGCTGATCTCGGAAGATCTCGGCATGAAGCTCGAGAACGTCACGGTGAAGATGCTGGGTCGTGCCGGCAAGGTCGTGATCGACAAGGAGAACACCACGATCGTCAAGGGCGCCGGCAAGAAGCCGGAGATCGAGGCCCGCGTCGGCCAGATCAAGGCCCAGATCGAGGAAACCACCTCGGACTACGACCGTGAGAAGCTCCAGGAGCGTCTCGCCAAGCTCGCCGGCGGCGTCGCCGTGATCCGCGTCGGTGGTGCCACCGAGATCGAGGTCAAGGAGAAGAAGGACCGCGTCGAGGACGCGCTCAACGCCACCCGCGCCGCGGTGCAGGAAGGCATCGTCCCCGGCGGCGGCGTCACGCTGCTGCGCGCCAAGAAGGCGGTCGGCCGTCTCACCAACGCCAATGCCGACGTGCAGGCCGGCATCAACATCGTGCTGAAGGCGCTGGAAGCTCCGATCCGCCAGATCTCGGAGAATGCCGGCGTCGAGGGCTCGATCGTGGTCGGCAAGATCCTCGAGAACAAGTCCGAGACCTTCGGCTTCGACGCCCAGACCGAGGACTATGTCGACATGATCGAGAAGGGCATCATCGATCCCGCCAAGGTGGTGCGCACCGCGCTGCAGGACGCCTCCTCCGTGGCCGGCCTGCTGGTGACCACCGAAGCGATGGTCGCCGAAGCGCCGAAGAAGGACGCTCCGGCCGCCATGCCGGCCGGCGGCGGCATGGGCGGCTTCTAAGCCCATCCTCACCCGACAGTGTTGCGAAGGCCGCCTCCGGGCGGCCTTCTTTTTTGCCGACACTGGCCTGCGCTTCAACCGGCGGCCAAAACCCACTACGGTGGCGCCCGATTCTGTTCCTCCGAGGATTTCGTCGATGCGCGCGCTTCTGGTTTGTTCGACAGCCCTTCTGGCCGCTCTGATTGCAGTATCGCCCGAGGTCGCCTCAGCCCAGATGAAGCTGTCGCCGAAGGCCACGGCGCCCGGCGGCATGGAGACGCGCTATTTCACCTCGATCGACGGGCTGATGGACGGCAATGCCGACGTGATCCTGAAGGAGACCCGGCAGGGCAAGACGGTGACCGCGGCGGTGCTCGACGTCTGCTACCCCGTCGCCAAGAACTCCGATCGCAAGGACCGCTTCGTCGTCAATCTCCAGATCTCCGGCCAGACGCTGAGTGGAACGACGCAAAGCCTCGGCGCCAAGGCGCCGGTCACCGTCAAGCTCACGCGCAAGCCGACCGGCGACACCTTCGAGTTCCGCGGCCAGATCGGCATCGGCCAGACCATGACCGAAGTGACCTCGCCTGATAATGCCGATCTCAGCGAGAAGGAATTTTTGGACAACCAGACCACCGACGACGGCATCACGCCCCAGCCGAAGGATTTTACCGAAGTGTCGCCGGAAGCGATCGCGGTCAAGGTCAAGCTGGATAACGCGACCGAGTTCCTGAAGAGCCTCAAGGGCCAGGACGTCGAGGTGACGCTGGCAAGCCTCTCCGTCGGCTGCGACGCGCTGCGCGCCGGCGAGCAGACCATCAACATGTCGGTCGATCCGGAGCGCTCGGCCGCGCTGCTCGCGAAATTCAAGGCGATGCCGGGCGTCACGGCCGCGGGCTGGACCGCGGGGCTCGCCGAGATGGATCGCACCGTCCGCATTCCCGCCGCCGACTGGCGCGACGGCGACAAGATCAACCGCGACAAGCTCGCCACGGCAATTGCCGGCGTGCTGAGCAAGACGCTCGCGGCCAAGCCGGCCTCGCAGGGCTTCGACGCCGCCACCGGCAAGCTCAAGCTCGTTTTCAAACGGCCGAACCAGGATTTCCCGGCGCTCGAGCTCACCGACACGATCGAGGTCTCGGGCCTCATCTCCGCCGACAAGCCGGGGACATCAGACAAGCTGATGGTCTGGATCGGCAGCCCCTCGACCACCACCGCCGACGAGAGCACGGGCGCCAAGCTCAACGTTTCCGATGACGCAACGGCCGATGAGGAAGGCGACCAGCCCGACGACAACGGCTCGATCGAGGCGCTCGCCAAGGAGCTGAAGGGCCAGCGCTGGGACGCCGACAAGTCGGTGTGGAAATAGGCGGAACTCTCGACGCGCTGTCATCGCCCGGCTTGACCGGGCGATCCAGTACTCCGAGACCGCCGTGCTTGAATCGATAGGCCGCGGCGTACTGGATGCCCCGCCTTCGCGGGGCATGACGGAGAGACCTAATTGCCGTTGGCGCGGAAGCGCAGCGGCTTCGGGCCGATCAGCGTGAGCACATCGCCCTGACGTTTCCAGGTCTCGACGGCGGCGAGAGCGGCGACGAGGTCGTCATCCGCCTGGGCCTTTGCCGGCGGACAGGACCGATCCTGAATTGCGCCGGGAACGAAAATCACGGTGTTGCCGGCGACCGAGAACTGGCCCTTGCCGCCCTTGCACCAGAGCTCGAGCACGACCTCACCATTGTCGCCGATCTCGATGTTCGGGATTCGCTTCGAGCCGGGTTGCGGCACGGCCTCGAGCGTCATCTCGGTGCCGAAGGGAAAGCCCTCTTCCGCTCGCGCAACGGCGGACATCACGAGCAACGCAGCCGCCGCGCACACCATCTGCTTCAACGATACCATGAGACCTCTCGACCGACCCGCTTTGCGGGGTCTTTTATAAGACGGCAAAGCCTTTGAGAAGGTTCGCCGATCCAGGACGCAAAAAGCCCCGCGGGACGATCCCGCGGGGCTTTTCGTCAATGCCGGACCGTCGCTGCTACTTCAGGACGAGCTCCGTGAACGGATAGACATAGGCTTGCAACGTCACGAACACACCGACGAGGCAGGCCAGCACGATCGAGTGCCAGAACACGAAGCGCAGGATCGTGCCTTCGTGGCCGTACCAATTGGTCGCGGTGGAGGCGACGACGATCGATTGCGCGTCGATCATCTTGCCCATCACGCCGCCGGACGAGTTCGCCGCCGCCATCAGGATCGGCGACAGGCCGAGCTGCTGCGAGGTGATCTTCTGCAGGTTGCCGAACAGGATGTTCGACGACGTATCCGATCCGGTCAGTGCCACGCCCAACCAGCCGAGCAACGTGCCGAAGAAGGGATAGAGCACGCCGGTTGCGGCAAAGGCGAGACCCAGCGTCGCGTCGACGCCGGAGAGGCGCGTCAGCGTTCCGATCGCGAGCATCGCCGAGATCGTGATCAGCGAGATCGCGCAGAGCCGGATGGTGCGACCGTATTCAACCAGCAGCCTGCCGGGACCAACGCCCATCAGGACGCCGGAGATGATCGCCGCAATCAGCATGCCGGTGCCGGTGAAGGACAGATAGGTGAAGCCGAACACCGCCGCTTCCTTGGTCGGCCCTGGTGCGACCGGCGGCATCTTGTTGATCATCTGGTGCAGCTCCGGAACGGGATAGTTCCAGACGAAGATCGAGTTCGCCCAGGTCTTGAAGGCCCCATTGCCCCAGATCAGCATCACGACGCAGACGATGATCCACGGCAACAACGCACTGAAGAGCTCGCTTTGGGTCAACGGCGTCTTGTCGATCGGCTTTGCCGCGGCCATCGTCGCAGCCGATTCATCATGTCCGCGCAGCGCCGGCGACAGCCAGAGCTGCTTCGGCTGCCAGACCTTCAGGAACAGGATCAGCGCGCCCATCGAGATCAGCGACGCGCCGATGTCGACGATCCAGGGATTGACGTAGTTCGAGATCACGAACTGCGGGACCGCGAACGTCACGCCGGTGACGAGGATCGCCGGCCAGACATCCTTCATGCCCTTCCAGCCCGCGAAGGCCCACACCACCCAGAACGGCACGATCAGCGAGAACAGCGGCAATTGCCGCCCGACCATCGCGCCGAGGATGTAGGGATCGAGCCCGGTGACGGAGGCGAGGCCCTGGATCGGCGTCCCCAGCGCGCCGAAGGCGACAGGCGCGGTGTTGGCGATCAGCGACAGGCCGGACGCCGCGAGCGGCGAGAAGCCGAGGCCGATCAGCACGGCGCCGGTGATCGCCACCGGCGTGCCGAAGCCCGAGGCGCCCTCGAAGAAGGCGCCGAAGGAGAAGGCGATCAGCAGCAATTGCAGCCGCCGGTCCTCGGTGACGCCGCCGACCGCGCGCTTCAACAGTTCGAACCGCCCGGTCGTGACCGTCACCTGGTAGAGGAAGATGACGTTGAGCACGATCCAGCCGATCGGGAAGAAGCCGGTCACGATGCCGAGGATCGAGGCGCGGATCGACATGTTCACCGGCATGGTGAAAACGAAGATCGTGATCAGGTTGGTCACGATCACGGCGACGATGGCTGCGATGTGAGCCTGAACGCGCCCGCTCGCGATCAGGACCAGAAGCGTGACGACGGGTATCGCCGCCGCGATCGTCGACAGCACGGGGCTGTGCAGCGGATCATAGATTTGATTCCACATGGTCTTCCTCCCCCACGCGTTTATGCCGCAGGCCGGCCAGCGTGGACGGCGGACCTGCTTGACGTTGGAAGCGATAACCCCCGAGTTGGACGCGAATTCCTCGCGAAAGCCGCGGTTCCCGGCTGCTCACAAGCTCGCGAAAATCAGGAGGCCCCCACCCCACGCCGTTGTACCCATGCTAGGGTTGCAAGCCGCGGCTAGCCAACGCAAATTGCAGAACTTGCGACTTTAGTCTAAGCGCACCCATTTTCTGCCATCGCCTCAGCCGCTTGGCTCTGGCGCCGCTGTGAATATCCGTCAGGAGATCCCCCTCTGTGAAGAACATCAGCGCCACGCTCGCGACCGTCTGGCGAATCGCCGGTCCCTATTTCCGATCGGAGGACAAATGGGCCGGCCGCGGCCTGCTCGGCGTCGTCGTCGCAATGGAGCTGACGCTCGTCGCGATCAACGTGCTGCTCAATCAGTGGCAGAACCGGTTCTACAGCGCACTCCAGGCCTACGATCTGAACGAGTTCGTCATGCAGGTCTGGATCTTCCTCGGCCTTGCCTTCACCTACGTCGCGCTGGCCGTTTACAAGCTTTATCTGAACCAGTGGCTGCAGATCCGCTGGCGGCGCTGGATGACGCAACACTATCTCGGCGAATGGCTCAACGGCGCCACGCACTACCGCATGCAGCTGAAGGGCGATGCCGCCGACAACCCGGACCAGCGCCTCACCGAGGACGTCACGAACTTCGTCGAGCAAACGCTCGTCCTCGGTCTCGGCCTGCTGTCATCGATCGTGACGCTGGCGTCGTTCATCGTCATCCTCTGGGGCCTGTCCAACAAGGCGCCCCTGCACATTTACGGCACCGATATCGTCATCCCGGGTTTCCTGGTCTGGTGCGCGCTGGCCTACGCGCTTCTGGGTACGGCACTGACGCACTGGATCGGCAGGCCGCTGATCAATCTTTATTTCGAGAAGCAGCGCTACGAGGCCGACTTCCGCTTCAACCTGATCCGCGTGCGCGAAAATTCCGAGCAGATTGCCCTCTTGAAAGGAGAGAACGCGGAGCGAGGCCATCTGCTGCAGCGCTTCGGCCACGTCATCGGCAACTGGTATGCGATCATGAGCCGGACCAAGCGCCTCACCGCCTTCACGGCGAGCTACGGTCAGGCCGCGACGATCTTTCCCTATGTGGTGGTCGCGCCCGCCTACTTCGCCAAGAGCATCCAGCTCGGCGACATGATGCAGACCGGCTCGGCCTTCGGCCAGGTGCAGGATGCGCTGTCGTTCTTCGTCACGGCCTATCGAACGATCGCGGAATGGCGCGCGATCGTCGCGCGTCTCGACGGCTTCGAGATGTCGGTCGAGACGGCGGCAAACCTGCCGGCGCATGAGGCCACGATCGAACTCAGGGTGGCCGGCGGCAGCCGCACGATCGGCCTCGATAAGCTCTGCGTGTATCTCCCCAACGGCACGCCGCTGGTCGCAGCCGACGGCTTCGCCATCCAGGCTTCGGAGCGCGTGCTGGTGACCGGGCCGTCGGGCTCCGGCAAGTCGACCCTGTTCCGGGCCATCGCCGGCATCTGGCCGTTCGGTACCGGCACCATCGCCGTCCCCGCGCAGGCGAAGCTGATGATGCTGCCGCAACGCCCCTATTTCCCGGTCGGTACGCTGGGTGACGCCGTGATCTATCCCGCGGCACCGGGCGCGTTCCAGCCGACCCAGATCCGGGATGCGGTCATCGCCGTCGGCCTGCCTGACCTCGCCGACCGGCTGGGCGAGGACGGCCACTGGAACCGGATGCTGTCGCTCGGCGAGCAACAGCGCCTCGGGCTCGCCCGCGCGCTGCTGCATGGGCCGGACTATCTCTTCCTCGACGAGGCCACCGCCTCGCTCGACGAGCCGTCCGAGGCGCGGCTGTACCGGCTGCTGGCGGAGAAGCTGCCGCAGGCCACCATCGTCTCGATCGGCCACCGCGCGACGCTCGACGCCTTCCACACCCGCAAGGTGGCGATGGCAAAGGACGGCGCGATCCATGTGCTGGGCAATGGCGATGCGCCGGCCGAGCCGGAGCCGAGCGCGGCGCGCTGATATCTCGAGATCGTCATGGCCGGGCTTGTCCCGGCCATCCACGACCTTGCCGGAAGCACAGAAGAGAACGTGGATGCCCGGGACAAGCCCGGGCATGACGAGCGAATCTGGAGCGACCGCCAAGCTCTATGGCACCCCGGCAAAACAAAAGGGCGGCAGATTGCTCTGCCGCCCTCGTCAGTCGTCTCGGGACAAAACTTACTTCAGGTTGCTCATCGCCGTCAGGTCGAAGGACAGCTTGGCGATACCGGCCGAACCGCACCAGTTGGAGCCGGCGCCGCCCGGGTTGATCGCGGTGACGTTGGTGGTGCCAGTGGCGTTGAAGGCGCTGGTGAAGGCGTTGCAATCACCCTTGTTCAGGTCGGTGCCGGAGTAACGCAGGTCCAGCGTGAACACCTTGTAGGTGAAGCCGACACCGACGTTCCAGGTGTTGTAGCTCTTGTAGGGAATGCCGTTGGCATAGATCGTTCCGGGGATGCCGTAGAAGGCGTCCGAGGTGCCGAGCCACTGCCGGCCGAACTCACCCGACACGTACATGCCGACGCCCGAGGCACCGAAGGTGGTGCTCGGCGCAGTCCACTTCGCGGTCAGCGAGGAGTAGTTGCCCCAGGCGCCCGAGTTCAGGAAGTTCGGCGAGTAGTACTCGTTTACGCCGACGGCCCAGTTGTCGTTGATGGTGTAGTTCAGCTTGCCGTAGACTTCGAAGAAGCTGACGTCCTTCTTCATGACGTTGCCGTCGGCAAGGAAGATGGTCGTGGTGCTGACGGGGCAGACGCCGCCGCCGGGAACGAACCCGCCACCGGCGGGGACGACACCGACGTTATCGGCGCAGCTTCCGCCCGGATACAGGTAGCCCCAGACACCGATGTCGAAGGCGAAGGCGCCGAAGGTCGGGCGGATACCGCCGTAGACGTCGACTTCGGCCGCGGCGCGGTTGGCGAAGGAGATGCTTTCAGCGGACACGCCGGCGTACAGCTGCAGGTCCTTGGTGACGTTGTAGCGCGGCTCGAAATAGGCGGCGACCGACGGCTTGTGGTTCGACTGGGTCACGCCGCGGAAGATGTAGTCGCTCATGATCGCGCCGCCGAAGGCGATATCCCAGGGATCGAAAGCGGGCGCGGGAGGAGCCTTCAGAGCCTTCATAGGCATGTCCGCCGCGAAAGCCGAGCCCGTCACCATTGCCAGCGCCGTTGCCAACAAAGTCACTTTCTTCATTTCGATCCCCATCACCAGTTCTAGACCCCGGTCGAGCTCCGGAAAGCCCCCCGGGGCACCCGACCTGATTGCAAATTTCGTTACCGCCGCAATCTGGAGGGAGTGACGTAAAGCGAGAAGCAAAAAACAAGAGCATCTGCCGACTTTTTGGGCGTTCTGACGATTCCACGAAAGGTTGTCGGTTGGTGTTGCTTCTCGATCACATTATTTTCACTCCAAAGTGCACAGAGGCGTCCGGGATACTACGTAGGCCGCCGGCGCCGTGGCGCGCGTGCCACGAATCAGCTGACTCAAAAAAGGGCAGCCCCCCGCCGGAGCCACGATGCAAAAAGGCCGCAGCGTCACCGCTGCGGCCTTTCTGTTGTCGATCGTGGTCGGGGAGATGGACCGGGCCTCAAGCCTGGGCTTGGCGCCCAGCCCCTTGAACCTAACCCTGCCCTTCCGCCGGCGTGGGCTCCGCAGAAGACGAAGGCATCGCCCAGCTCGTCTCGGCGGCGGGCTCTGGGGCCGGCGCTGCCACGGGAGCTGCGGGCTTCGGCGCGGGAGCTGCCTTCGCCTTCTTCGGTGCTGCTGCCTTGGCTGCTTTCTTGGCTGCCTTCTTCGGCGCGGCCTTCTTCACGGCCTTCTTGGCCGCAGCCTTCTTTGCCGTCTTCTTGGCGGCCTTCTTCGGCGCAGCCTTCTTGGCCGATTTCTTCGCTGCCTTCTTGGCGGACTTCTTGGCCGCCTTCTTCTTCGTCGCCTTCTTCGCCGCTACAACCTTCTTGGCCTTTTTGGCCTTCTTGCTTTTTTTCTTACTCGCTTTCGCCATCGTGGTCCTCCTGTTGCCGCCGAACAATGGTCGATCGGGCGCCCTTCAACCGTCACCTCCGGACGAAAGCTCAGCGCGACGCATTGAGTGCCGGCCGCGCCCCGCCCGTAGCCCAATCGAGAAGCTCAATCGTGTGTACGACCGGAACTGACGTGCCACTGGCAATCTGCACCATGCAGCCGATATTGCCTGCGGCAATCATGTCCGGCTTGACGCTCGCGATGTTGGCGACCTTGCGATCGCGCAACCGGCCCGCAAGCTCAGGCTGGAGAATGTTGTAGGTCCCCGCCGAACCGCAACACAAATGGCTCTCCGGGACATCTTTCACCACGAATCCATTCTTGGAAAGCAATTCTTTCGGAAGGCCCGTGATTTTCTGCCCGTGCTGCAACGAACACGCTGAGTGATACGCGACGACGATGTTGTCCTGGCGCGCGGTGGGTTCGAGTCCGAGGCCGGCGATGTACTCAGTGATGTCCTTCGCAAGCGCGGACACCTTCGCCGCATCGGCGGCGAACGCGCCGTCCTCGCGCAGCAGATAGCCGTAGTCCTTGATCACCGTGCCGCAGCCGGACGCCGTCACCAGGATGGCATCGAGCCCCTCGCCGGCGGCCTCCTTCTGCCACGCCGTGACGTTGGCGCGGGCCCTGGCCAGCGCATCGTCGTCGTGACCGAGATGATGGGTGAGCGCGCCGCAGCATTGCTCGTCCCTGACCAGGACGACCTCGATGCCGTGGCGGGTCAGCAGGCTGATGGCAGCCTGGTTGATGCGCGGCGCCAGCACCTGCTGGGCGCAGCCCTGGAGCAGTGCGACCCGGCCGCGCTTCTTGCCGAGTGCTGCGAACACGCTGCCGGGAAGCGCGCCCGGCGCCGGCAGCTGGCCGGGAGCCAGTGCCAGCATCGCCTTGAGGCGCTGGATCAGGCCGGGCGTGGCCGAGGGCCGCGGGGTCGGCAGGAAGACGGCGAAGGGCCGGGCCAGCCGCGCCAGCTGCATGCTGATGCGAAACCGCTGCGGGTCCGGCAGGACGTAGGCCAGCACCTGGCGCAGCAGCCGCTCGGCGAGCGGACGCTGATAGCGCTGCTCGATCCTGACACGGGCCTGGTCGACGAGGTGCATGTAGTTCACCCCGGAGGGGCAGGTCGTCATGCAGGCAAGGCACGACAGGCAGCGGTCGACATGCTTGACCACCTCGGCCGTCGGCGCCTGGTCCTTCTCCAGCATCTCCTTGATCAGATAGATGCGGCCGCGCGGGCTATCGAGCTCGTCGCCGAGCAGCACGTAGGTCGGACAGGTCGCGGTGCAGAAGCCGCAATGGACGCAGGCGCGCAGGATCTTGTCGGCTTCCGCGATGTCGGGGTCGGCGAGCTGCGCGAGTGAGAATTCGGTCTTCATGCCGCAGCGCCCCGCGTCAGCCGTCCCCGGTTCAGAATGGACTTCGGATCGAAACTGGCGCGGACCCGTTCGCTCAGGGCCGCGACACCCGGCGCTTGCGGATGGAACACGTCGACGCCGCGCCTGACGTCCTCGGCCGCTCGGATCAGCGTGGCGTGCCCGCCGAATGCATCGGCGCGCTGGCGCACGGCCGGGGCATGCGCATCGGCCTTCGGCGGCAGCGCCGCCCAGATCAGCCCGCCGCCCCAGTCGTAGATGACGTCGCCGCCGGTCTCGCGCGCCAATTGCGTGCCGAGGGCCGCGCCCGACGCCGGCGGGCAGACGATCCGCCACACCGGCCAGCCGCCAAGCGCG
Encoded proteins:
- a CDS encoding co-chaperone GroES; this translates as MAKSKFRPLHDRVVVKRIDAEEKTKGGIIIPDTAKEKPSQGEVVAVGPGGRDEAGKLIPIDLKVGDRVLFGKWSGTEVKIDNEDLLIMKESDIMGVMA
- the groL gene encoding chaperonin GroEL (60 kDa chaperone family; promotes refolding of misfolded polypeptides especially under stressful conditions; forms two stacked rings of heptamers to form a barrel-shaped 14mer; ends can be capped by GroES; misfolded proteins enter the barrel where they are refolded when GroES binds), with protein sequence MAAKDVKFSGDARDRMLRGVDILANAVKVTLGPKGRNVVIEKSFGAPRITKDGVTVAKEIELEDKFENMGAQMVREVASKTNDLAGDGTTTATVLAQAIVREGAKAVAAGMNPMDLKRGIDTAVTAVVKDIEKRAKPVAASSEVAQVGTISANGDAAIGKMIAQAMQKVGNEGVITVEENKSLDTEVDIVEGMKFDRGYLSPYFVTNPEKMTAELEDAYILLHEKKLSGLQAMLPVLEAVVQSGKPLVIIAEDVEGEALATLVVNRLRGGLKVAAVKAPGFGDRRKAMLEDLAILTGGQLISEDLGMKLENVTVKMLGRAGKVVIDKENTTIVKGAGKKPEIEARVGQIKAQIEETTSDYDREKLQERLAKLAGGVAVIRVGGATEIEVKEKKDRVEDALNATRAAVQEGIVPGGGVTLLRAKKAVGRLTNANADVQAGINIVLKALEAPIRQISENAGVEGSIVVGKILENKSETFGFDAQTEDYVDMIEKGIIDPAKVVRTALQDASSVAGLLVTTEAMVAEAPKKDAPAAMPAGGGMGGF
- a CDS encoding META domain-containing protein → MVSLKQMVCAAAALLVMSAVARAEEGFPFGTEMTLEAVPQPGSKRIPNIEIGDNGEVVLELWCKGGKGQFSVAGNTVIFVPGAIQDRSCPPAKAQADDDLVAALAAVETWKRQGDVLTLIGPKPLRFRANGN
- a CDS encoding L-lactate permease produces the protein MWNQIYDPLHSPVLSTIAAAIPVVTLLVLIASGRVQAHIAAIVAVIVTNLITIFVFTMPVNMSIRASILGIVTGFFPIGWIVLNVIFLYQVTVTTGRFELLKRAVGGVTEDRRLQLLLIAFSFGAFFEGASGFGTPVAITGAVLIGLGFSPLAASGLSLIANTAPVAFGALGTPIQGLASVTGLDPYILGAMVGRQLPLFSLIVPFWVVWAFAGWKGMKDVWPAILVTGVTFAVPQFVISNYVNPWIVDIGASLISMGALILFLKVWQPKQLWLSPALRGHDESAATMAAAKPIDKTPLTQSELFSALLPWIIVCVVMLIWGNGAFKTWANSIFVWNYPVPELHQMINKMPPVAPGPTKEAAVFGFTYLSFTGTGMLIAAIISGVLMGVGPGRLLVEYGRTIRLCAISLITISAMLAIGTLTRLSGVDATLGLAFAATGVLYPFFGTLLGWLGVALTGSDTSSNILFGNLQKITSQQLGLSPILMAAANSSGGVMGKMIDAQSIVVASTATNWYGHEGTILRFVFWHSIVLACLVGVFVTLQAYVYPFTELVLK
- a CDS encoding ABC transporter ATP-binding protein/permease, whose product is MKNISATLATVWRIAGPYFRSEDKWAGRGLLGVVVAMELTLVAINVLLNQWQNRFYSALQAYDLNEFVMQVWIFLGLAFTYVALAVYKLYLNQWLQIRWRRWMTQHYLGEWLNGATHYRMQLKGDAADNPDQRLTEDVTNFVEQTLVLGLGLLSSIVTLASFIVILWGLSNKAPLHIYGTDIVIPGFLVWCALAYALLGTALTHWIGRPLINLYFEKQRYEADFRFNLIRVRENSEQIALLKGENAERGHLLQRFGHVIGNWYAIMSRTKRLTAFTASYGQAATIFPYVVVAPAYFAKSIQLGDMMQTGSAFGQVQDALSFFVTAYRTIAEWRAIVARLDGFEMSVETAANLPAHEATIELRVAGGSRTIGLDKLCVYLPNGTPLVAADGFAIQASERVLVTGPSGSGKSTLFRAIAGIWPFGTGTIAVPAQAKLMMLPQRPYFPVGTLGDAVIYPAAPGAFQPTQIRDAVIAVGLPDLADRLGEDGHWNRMLSLGEQQRLGLARALLHGPDYLFLDEATASLDEPSEARLYRLLAEKLPQATIVSIGHRATLDAFHTRKVAMAKDGAIHVLGNGDAPAEPEPSAAR
- a CDS encoding TorF family putative porin: MKKVTLLATALAMVTGSAFAADMPMKALKAPPAPAFDPWDIAFGGAIMSDYIFRGVTQSNHKPSVAAYFEPRYNVTKDLQLYAGVSAESISFANRAAAEVDVYGGIRPTFGAFAFDIGVWGYLYPGGSCADNVGVVPAGGGFVPGGGVCPVSTTTIFLADGNVMKKDVSFFEVYGKLNYTINDNWAVGVNEYYSPNFLNSGAWGNYSSLTAKWTAPSTTFGASGVGMYVSGEFGRQWLGTSDAFYGIPGTIYANGIPYKSYNTWNVGVGFTYKVFTLDLRYSGTDLNKGDCNAFTSAFNATGTTNVTAINPGGAGSNWCGSAGIAKLSFDLTAMSNLK
- a CDS encoding histone, with amino-acid sequence MAKASKKKSKKAKKAKKVVAAKKATKKKAAKKSAKKAAKKSAKKAAPKKAAKKTAKKAAAKKAVKKAAPKKAAKKAAKAAAPKKAKAAPAPKPAAPVAAPAPEPAAETSWAMPSSSAEPTPAEGQG
- the glcF gene encoding glycolate oxidase subunit GlcF: MKTEFSLAQLADPDIAEADKILRACVHCGFCTATCPTYVLLGDELDSPRGRIYLIKEMLEKDQAPTAEVVKHVDRCLSCLACMTTCPSGVNYMHLVDQARVRIEQRYQRPLAERLLRQVLAYVLPDPQRFRISMQLARLARPFAVFLPTPRPSATPGLIQRLKAMLALAPGQLPAPGALPGSVFAALGKKRGRVALLQGCAQQVLAPRINQAAISLLTRHGIEVVLVRDEQCCGALTHHLGHDDDALARARANVTAWQKEAAGEGLDAILVTASGCGTVIKDYGYLLREDGAFAADAAKVSALAKDITEYIAGLGLEPTARQDNIVVAYHSACSLQHGQKITGLPKELLSKNGFVVKDVPESHLCCGSAGTYNILQPELAGRLRDRKVANIASVKPDMIAAGNIGCMVQIASGTSVPVVHTIELLDWATGGARPALNASR